One Candidatus Nitrososphaera evergladensis SR1 genomic window, CTTACCAACAGCCCTCCCGGACCAAGTATGCCGCCATATATTAGTGCAAGGGCAACGAACATGTTGATGAACGAGAGCACGATCAGCTTGTACCAGCCTGTGTGCAGCAGTATGTCTATCCTGATTCTGGGGCTGATGCCTCTTGGGAGCAGCATGAGCATTATCACGCCGAACGTCTTGACGGTGAACCACACAATGGCTGAAAGCGTGACTGGGTTGTAGATCTTGTCGCCAGTGTAGCCAGGGATTATCTCTTGCGGGAATATCACGGGCCCTGCCCACCCTCCAAGGAACAGGACAACGAATAGTGCGGCAAGCGCGTACGTCTTTACGTACGAGCCAAGCTGGATGAGGCCGTAGATCATGCCCGAAGTCTCGGTTATCCATCCCGCCACGATCTCTGACTCTGCCTCTGGCAGGTCAAACGGAATCCTTTCAAGCTCTGCCAGCGACGAGAGGTAGAACACGAACGCGCTTATTGGCAGGAAAAAGATGTACCAGTACGACGAGATCTGGGCGTTGACGATGCCCGTCAGGTTGAGCGTGCCGGCGAGTATGACCACCGACAGCGCAGAGATTATGAACGGGATTTCAAACGCGATTATCTGGTGCAGGGCGCGTAGTCCGCCTATGAACGGGTACTTGCTGTTTGACGCCCACGAGAAGAGGAGCGCGATGAGCGGGAAGAACCCAAGTATCGCAAACACAGCCAAGAGCCCCACGTCGACGTTGGCAACGACCCAGCCGGGCGCAACGGGAATAAGTGCAGTCACGGCCGCTGCAGTCGATACAAACGCAATTGGCGCCGCCCAGAACAACGGCTTGTCTGCGCCAGAAGGAACGATTATCTCCTTTGATATGAGTTTCAGGCCGTCTGCAATGAGCTGAAGCCAGCCCTCTATCTTGCCTACATAAAGCGGGCCGTACCTAAGCTGCATCTTGGCGAGGAACTTGCGTTCCACAAAGATGGTCACCGCTGCAAAGAGCGCTGCGTAGGTAAAGCCGGGGAATGCCGCCACGCGGAACAGGTCCGTGTGGATCATGTACTTGATTATCGGGATGGTGCGTGTCGGGTCCACCGTCATCGTCAAGAACAGGTATGGCGTGAGCGGGGCGCCGTTGACTGGCGGCAGCGGCACGTAGAACAGGACCACGAACAAGAGCGGGAGCCCTACGAGCGAGAATATGATGAGTATCCAGAATACCAGCCACAGGACGCTTCCAATGAATTCGCCAAAGCGGAATGATTCTGTGTACGCCATTTTCCTATCTGTCAGCCTCCACGGGCCAGTAGTTCAGCGACCAGTATATCGACGGCATGTCTGCCAGTTTGTTGCCCACAAGCAGGAAAGGTAGCGCAAGCATGTTGCGGAACGAGCCCACTGATATTTTCACCCTGTACGGCTTGGGAGTTCCGTCGCTTACAATGTAATAGCCTAACGCGCCCCTGCCGGACTCGACGCGCCTATATGCCTCGCCCGGCGGACCCTTGGGGTTTGGCTGCAGTTTCGTGCGCACGTCTCCAGAAGACGGCATCTTGTCGAGCAGCTGCCTCATGATGTTGCACGACTCTTTCATGTCAAGGAACGGCACGTACGAGCGCGCAAACGAGTCGCCCGTCTTCATGTACTGCACCTTGAAATCAATCTCGTTGTAAATGTCATAGGGCTCCACCTTGCGTATGTCGTACGGAACTCCTGACGCGCGCAGTACAGAGCCGGTAACTCCAAGCTTTATTGCGTCTTCCTTTGAAAGCACGCCGACGCCTTCGGTCCTCTGCCTGAAGAGCGGCATGTTGTAGAAAATGTCCTCGTATTCCTTTAGGCGCTTTTCAAAGTAGTTGATGTGCTCAAGGCACTTTGCCTTAAAGTTGTCAGGCATGTCGTTTCTGACGCCGCCTGGTATGTTGTAGGCGTGCGTGACGCGGGCGCCTGTCAGCCTTTCCAGAAGGTCGATGAAAAGTTCGCGGTCGCCTGCCGGCCACATGAACATGGTCGAGTGGCCAAGAAAGATGCCATAGATTGCAAGCCAGTACAGAGTGTAAACCTGCCTGTTCATCTCTGAAGCAAGGGCGCGGATGAACTGGCCCCTGCGCGGCACCTCGATTCCCATCAGCTCCTCGACTGCAAGGCTGTACGAGTACGTGATGTTGGTCGAGTCGTGGATTACCGGCCTTTCAAGATGCGGGATGTTCTGGATGACGTTGCGGTACTCGCACATCTTTTCCTCCCCGCGGTGGACGTATCCGGGGTCAGGATCGCAGTAGACGATATAGTCGCCGTCGACCTTGACCGTAAAGCGAAAGTGGCCGGAGCCGGGATGCTGCGGGCCGATGGAAAGCGTCATGAGGCGGTCGTCTTCGGTTTCCTTGACCACCTGCAGTCCCAGTTTTCTTGTCTCCTCTATCTTTTCTTCAAGGCTTGCCATTTTTTATCATCATCTTCCCTTTATCCTGAATTCTTTGCGCAGTGGCGGGATGTCGGCCCAGTCCTCCGGCAGGAGGAACCTTTCGTTCCTCGGGTGGCCGTCAAAGTAGACACCCAGCATTTCAAACGTCTCCCGCTCGTGGTACTCCACGGACTTGAAGACGTTAATTAAGCTTGGGATGTGCGCGTCGTCGCGGTTAGTTCGAGTAGCGAGAACAAGGACGTGTGCAAGCAGGTCGTCGCGGGTGTACGAGCCAAGGTGGTAGTTGACCTCTATCTGGCTGTCCTTTGGGTAGTCGGTGCCAGAAGCGCACTCGGCATGGTCAAAGCCCATGTTGTCGCGGATGTATGACGCGACTTCAATAAGGTTGCCGGGCTCGACTTGGACCTTGATGCGAAGCGGCCTTATATAGAGGACCTTGACTGCATTGCCAAAGCGCGTGACAAGTTGCTGTGCGATGCCCTTTTCAAAGGCAGGAGGCTCTGGCTCTTTCTTGGCGGCCGGAGGCGCAGCGGCTGCTGCAGGCTTTGCAGCTGCTGGAGCTGGCTTTGCAGCTGCTGGCGATGGTGGCGCTGCCGCTGGCTTGGGTACAGGTTTAGTAGTAGCATTAGAATCTTCAGGCTTTGCAGCTGCTGGAGCTGGCTTGGCTGGCGGAGCTGGTTTTTTCTGCTCTTCCTTGTCGCTGCTCATGTTACTTGATCTTTTGTCTCTTGATCTTTTCTTGGAGCAACATACAGCCCTGGATAAGAGTTTCAGGCCTTGGAGGGCATCCTGGCACGTAGACGTCCACAGGAATGATGCCGTCGCACCCCGGAAGGACGTTGTACGAGTCGATGTATAGTCCGCCAGTGATTGCGCAGGCGCCCATCGCGATTACGTACTTGGGCTCTGGCATCTGGTCGTAGACCATTCTCAGCCTTGGGGCCATCTTTCTTGTCACCGTGCCCTGCACCACGATAAGGTCGCACATGCGCAGCGAGCCGAACGCTTCGATGATGCCGAACCTCTCGACATCGTACCTCGGGCTCGAGGCGGCTCCAAACTCGACACTGCAGCACGCCGTTTCAAGGTGCACCGGCCATAGAGACCAGATCCTTCCCCAGTTGATCGCGTATCCAAGGGGTCTGTCAAGCGCCCTGACCAAGACGTCGGACAGCTTGGTCACAAGTACGTTGAAGTTGTTTGGTGTTGGGCTTACCAGTTCCTTGTTCATTTACGCAATCTTTCCTCCTCTGCCTGTACTTCGCCGTGACCGTATTTAAAACATGCTAGCATGATGATGTTTACCAAATTCCTTTCCTCCCTGCAAGATACAGAGCATAGCCCATCGCTGCAAACATGATTCCAAGGAAAGCGATTATCGGGAGCGTGGCGGTCCTTGGGATGTTAAAGAGGGCCGTGCCCCATGCGTACAGAAAGATGGACATGACGTCAAAGACGACGAACATGAGGATGTAAGCATAATACTGCATCATGAAATGAGAGCGGCCTTCGCCTGTAGGCATCTGTCCGCACTCCATCGGCAGGAACTTGACGGGATTGTACCGGCGCCTTGGAGACACCAGCCTTGACAGGATAAGAGCGGGCACCGAGGCTACAAGACCGAAGCCCAGCATGTAAAGAATTGGTGTAAAGTCTGCAGCGGTCTCCCCAGCCAAGTCACCCATGCTGGCCTAGCGAAGGTATAAAAACTTAACGAGAATTGCGCGCGGCAATCGTCAATCGGTTAACCAATTAATTATCTTTCGATTTTGTTGCATAACGGGGTGCTGTTAGACCGGGAGTAATATTATATGCAACACGTATCAAGATGAACTCTGACGTTTTTGTCAAACATCTTAAATGGGTTCGTTTTCTTCACGGTATAAATGTCGTCAATGTTCAACAATATACTGTTCTTAGCAGGAGTCTTGATAACTAGTGTGTCATCTTCTGTTGTAAAAAATCAGAGCCATCAAGCTATGTTCTGAAAGTATCTGGCTAATGCAAGAAGAATGTTTTCAAACTTTATTCCTAGTTATTTTTGATGGTAAGTTATTTTGCCTTCCAGATCAACTCTGGCAACTTGCCAGTTGTAACTACCATTCCTTATGGCATCCCGGATGGACTCTCTTATTTTATTCAGACCGTTGTTACTTATTTTCTTTGAAAGGAAAATTATTTCTTTCACATTTTCAGCACTGTGAAGACCATCAAATATGATGAAATCCACAGGATGCATAAGTGCCTTGATGTCATAAGGATTGTATGATAAGTTCATAAACTCTATGCTCATTGATCTTCGGAGTATGTCTGGCACCTGCTTCCTGCCTTTCTCAGTAGCGCTCTGTCTAAGTTCTTCAGCCTTTTCCTCAAATGCTTCAACTTTCTTTTCCAAAGCTTTTACTCGCGATTCGTAAATGTCAAGCCATGTCTTCTTAATTCTGCCCCCGTATCTGGGGTTAATATCGGAAAGGCGTTGGATTTGGTTGCAGTATGGACACAAGCAAAGAATAGTCCTAAAAGACTGGAATAGCTCCAAGATATCGTTTGCCAATCTCTATACCTCTTTGTAGCTCACTTCTCTCTTTTCTACAGCCTCTTTGATCGACTTCTCGCGTTTACTTAGTTGTGCCTTACCGGTTTTAATTTCAAGGAATGTGATATAATCGACGGCATGATTGCTTGCCCCTTTGAATACTACCATGTCAATAGGTTCAAACAGTGGTCTACAATCAGACAATGGAAAGTTAAAGTCGCGGTATGCAGGTACTATCTTTTCAACAATCTTCCCAATGCTTACATAGATAGCTTTTTGTTCCGCGCCCTCTACAGAAAGCTTGCGTTTCGTTAATTCCTCTGCCTGCTCCTTTAATTCGTTTAACAACTGTTGGCGTATGGCTTTTGCTTCATCAGGGAATTTGCCTAGTCCATCAAACAAGATAGCTCTCGAAAGAGGAAAATCTCGGCCACAATTCAGGCAGGTACCAATAAGTTCAGAGTTTCTTAATGACTCTATGGTCTCCCTGTTTTCCAAGTGAATAAATCTTCCCAGAGCTGCCATGCTTAAGTATTTTAGTATGTGACATTTTTCTACGCACCTTGTTGAACAACCTATATTCGCAATAACTTGGCCTGATTGAGGGCGGGCATGTAGTTTAGCTGATATCAAGATTTATGAAAGTTATCTCAGTTTGGTTTGGAATCAGCGACATGTCACTTCAAGTTAAGGCTTTCTTCAATGACATTCTTTTCTTCCTCGGTAATACTATACAATTTGTAAACTAGCTCATCGATTTCAGTATCAAGTTTCTTTGCTTCCTCTTCTATTCTCGCCTTTTCATCAGTCCTTTTATCGCCAAGCTCGCTCAATTGTTTGTTTAATATTAGCATCCTTTCAACTAATTTTTCTAATTCAGGATCTCGTTTCTTTGCAATAGGTGCATTCCCAAAATATTTCCAAATAAGCTGGTATCCGTCTTGAACTTGAGTGCACGTATTCATAATCAAGAACCATCCTAATTTAGAGTTAAGAATTGCAAGCAGCTGCTTGTCTTCAGTAGGGATAAAAAAATTAGCGTTATTTGCAAAGTACCCTTTTGTATCTATTGCAAATCTAGGAGCAACTGTAATCACACCATAGATTAATTTTGGTTTTTCAAACAGATCATAGTAGTCACACGCTCTTAGCTCATACCAATAATTTCCTTTATCCCATCTTTTTTCTAATTCTGGTTTAAACTTGGAAAGCCACTTGAGTATAGCTGGATACCTTTGAATATCGACTCCAATCCTAGTCAGTATAACATATTTTTCTTTGAAACTAATTCCATACCGCCTAACCTCCTTTCCAGTTAGGAAGGGCATGATTATCTCTGCTGATTTTCTGTCCTCCTGAATAAGGAGATCTTTGGTGTCTTTATCTATGACAAAGGCTTCAGTTAATCCTGTTATTATTCCACGATATACCTCATCACGGGTGTACTCTTTCAATGAAATACTTTGGGACCGAATCTTTGCCAGTAACTTTGCAATATCATTGCTTTGAAAATTCCAGCCGTTATCATCTAATTGGTGCTGGTTTACAGTAAATTCGTTCTCTTTCACATAACTCTCTAATGAAGGGAAATTAAGACTCCTTACCAAACATACTCTGATCTTTGGATTCTCTTTCTCAATCTTCCTCATTATTATAATGCATGGATATGTGGTCGCATCTGGGAAGACTTTCAGATCACCAAAGTCGATAAATTGTTCAATCCAATACTTCCTGAGCAACCGCCGGAGTTTCAATGCGTAACCTGCCTTCAACCACTTGTTTGAAACAATCATCCCCAGGTAACCGCCTTCCTTAAGCAATTTCAACTCCTTTTCAAAGAAGTATACGAATAGGTCTGCCATGCTATGATAAACCTGATAACTAGCTTCCAAGTATGGCTTGATCGAAGAAAGCTCTTCTTGTCTGACATAGGGTGGATTGCCTACTATAACATCAAAGCCATCAGCATCATCTTTCAGTATTTTTGAAAATTGACTCCCCCAATCGAATGGTCTATCCTCTGAATTCAGAGAACTATGAACCAGCGAATTACCCTGTTTTATGTTCTGTTGCAATAATGGTAATCTCCTGCCTTTGTCACCTTTAACAGAAGATTTAGTTGAGCAACCTCCACTGCTTGCCTGTCCAAGTCTACACCGAAGATATTATTCTGAACAATCTGAAGCTTCTTGGTATATACCGAATCTTCAGAGGCAAATCCAACCGAGTTTGCGCATAATCCTTGTCATGCCGTAGGTAATGTTCATTCAATATATCAAAGGCTTTAATTAAAAATGAACCGGATCCACACGCAGGATCTAGAACTCTAATCTTTTCAATGTTGATTTTCTTGTCTTCAAGCAACTTTCCAAGTGTATTCCTAACAATGTAATCAACTATGAATATTGGGGTGTAAAAGATACCCTGCTCCTTTCTATGGGCCTGACTTTCAGTGAGTTTCGCTGTCTTGGATGTTTTCTTTAGGATATGGCCTAGATATTGTTCGTAGATATTCCCAAGTACATCAGCTTCGATAGCAGAGAAGTCGTAGGAAATCGATCTATCACTTGTAAAATGCAGCCCTTCAATTATCTCATAAAGAACATCATTGTCTATCTCTAGTTCATCGCAAAGATGCTTGGCAAAGATTTTGCTGTTGTAGTATTTATCAAAGTAAGAATACACCTCTCTGATACTTCTAACAAGCTGGCCTTTCCCTCTGCTAGCCCATTCTCTTACATTGGAGATGAGTCTCTTTTCTTCTAGACCTCTGTCTTCACAATAACGAATAAACATTAACCTGTCTAGGATCCTCTGGGTAGATTCGTTGAGATCTTCTTGACTCAAGCTTTTGTTTTGGTTCAATCTCGTAATGCTCTTGGATAGAATCTCTCGAAACCTAGTGAAGTCTGATAAAAGTTGTTTATCTACCGGCGTCTTCTTTGTCTTTTTGCCCCATTTTTCAGCTTCCTTATCTAGTAGTCCCTGTTCGAAGCTCTCTTTTGATAGAAGCCAGAGCTCTTCAAACCTACTAATAAACTGGCTACAGTGAATGTCCTTTATCCTGCTTTGCGAATACTGTGATTCACGCCATTCTGCATTGAAGACTTTTACTTCTTCAAAGTCTGTCAGAACGGCCCAAGTACACCCTTTATGCCATGAATAGTTGATGGCCTGTTCTACATATTTTGGATTCTCCAGATTTTCCCTGAGTGCCTTAGCTTCTAAAAAGAACTTTGGTATCCCATTGATTCTAAAACTATAATCTACTCTATCCTTTGAGATATTTTCCTCTCTAGTAACTTCGTCAGGATGATAGGTATTCCGAACATCCCACCCAAGAGCTTCAAAAAGAGGTTCGATAAACTCTGCTTTGGTATTTTCTTCATTGTACTTTGAAAGTTTGTTTTCCTGTCTTATCCATTATACTTGTCTACAAGGGCCTTGATAATTTGCTTGGCTATTTCCTTTGTCAATAGGTGAACTGTACCAGATACAGTCAACTATGTCAGAGTATCGGAAACTGATTTTATTATAAGACCATTGCTTCTCCCTGTTGCCCTCACAGTCTAATGCAAGATGGTCTCTAATCCGAACTTTAGCTCAGACCTATGCATTAGACATACTTGAAGCTCTGAGCAAGAAGCCCTCAAGATTTAGTGATTTGTCTCTTGTCAGCCCTAATGAAAGAACAAGAGCACAAAGACTGAAGGAATTGGAAAGTATTGGTTTTATATCGACAGTAAGTCTCAAGGTAGAGAAGAGATATTTCGTTCACTACAAGTTGACAGATAAGGGAAAGGAAGCACTCCAAAAAATGCAAGAGATCGATAAATTAGGAGGATAAGTCATTCGCTAAATTGATGGTTGTTCTTAAATGGTTGGAAGCAGCGAATCTACTGCCGCTTTTCTGCCAATACGTAGCCAAGTCCCGCATGGCAAGTGCCTGACGTGCTTGGACCTTGAGCCCATATTAAAATAGTCAGCTCTTGCTGGTTCAAGGCCTTCTCCTTGCGTCCTTGACATTCTACACAAAGTTGAAGGTTGGATAGCGCCATATGATTGCCGCCTTGGCTGATAGGGACTATGTGGTCAACTGTCATAGTCTTGTCATGTTTGCCAGCGAATTGTTTGCCGCAGGCTCTGCAGTAGAGTCCGCTATCGCGTATCCTAAGCTGCTCTACAAAGGAGCGGCGATCAAGATGGAATTTACGCCGTTGTCTTATGGTGTGAAGTGCCTTGTCGGGCATCATTACCCTTTTACGAGACATCCGTATCCTGCATGGGATAGCATCCTAGAATTTTAAGAGATAGCTCAAGCGACACGGCGATACATCCAAACCTTGCCTCTGTGAGGAGGGTTCTCTTGTTTAATGAATTCCCAGTATTTTCTATAATAATTTGACAAGTGTTCATTGGTCTGAAGTATGACATAGCGGCAGGCTACACGTTCACCAATATCAACAGCGATGCCAAGGCAAAAATCACGAATTTCTATACCTATCCCTTGGTTTCTAAAAGGAAGATTAACGCCCATCTGTGCCAACAACATTGCTGGATAGGACCTTGGCGTGTAACCATTAACCTTTTCATCTGCAGCTAGTCTGGGGCTTTCAATCGCAGACATGCATAGCGCAAAGAATCCAACAGGCTTTTGTTCGTAGGTTGTGACGAATAATGAGCATAACCTACTTTTATGATACTGGACTGCCTTCTTTTCAAGAAACTCTTGGACACCAAGTGGGTCAGAGCCATCTGGCTCCTTGCAATTCAAATGTGATAAATCATCCGACTCCTGCCACAGACGGACATTGAACTTGATGGGATCTAGTTTCATTAAAGGAAGACTTGTGATTAGGTCTTGCAGTATTTCTTATAAACTTGGTGAGCTTTCCTGAGCGCTTCTTTTTCCTTTTCACTTAGTGCTCTAGAGTCATACTTCTGAAATATCTCGGCATCCTTGCCAGTTAACTTTGCGACTCTATCCTCAATGGTAGTCATGTCTTAGTCTCCAAATAACCTATCGATTCTGTTAGTATTAAGTCTTATTGAGACATTGTCTAACAGTAGAGGAGCACCTTTCTTACCTTCCATATTTAAATAAACATTCTCGCGACGCTTGGTGGAAGAAGAGAGCCACAATTGAATCCAGTTCGTTTCAATCCTTGTTGTGGTGGATTCGTCTTTCAGACACATGGAACGCAACGGTAACAGCACAAACGCCAGGTTTCAATCCTTGTTGTGGTGGATTCGTCTTTCAGACATTCTTTGCAACATACTGTGAGAGCCAAAGACACTTGGGTTTCAATCCTTGTTGTGGTGGATTCGTCTTTCAGACAGACAAGAATCTCCCAAAAAGCTCGTCATGGTTCAGGTTTCAATCCTTGTTGTGGTGGATTCGTCTTTCAGACGGAAGCGGCAAGGATCAGGGTCGCCATCGAAGACGCGTTTCAATCCTTGTTGTGGTGGATTCGTCTTTCAGACGCTTGGCAGATTCAATTTCCATATTTCCGCAACTCAGTTTCAATCCTTGTTGTGGTGGATTCGTCTTTCAGACTGCTGTCAACATTCTAGTGCGGGAGCGCCTAGAAGTTTCAATCCTTGTTGTGGTGGATTCGTCTTTCAGACAGGAATCAATGTCGGCAAGCCTGTAGCTCAAACAAGTTTCAATCCTTGTTGTGGTGGATTCGTCTTTCAGACACAAAGAGATCAAGATGCCTCCGACACCCGAACTAGAGTTTCAATCCTTGTTGTGGTGGATTCGTCTTTCAGACTTCAACGACTACACTGCATCAACAGGTAGACCAGAGTTTCAATCCTTGTTGT contains:
- a CDS encoding complex I subunit 1/NuoH family protein — encoded protein: MAYTESFRFGEFIGSVLWLVFWILIIFSLVGLPLLFVVLFYVPLPPVNGAPLTPYLFLTMTVDPTRTIPIIKYMIHTDLFRVAAFPGFTYAALFAAVTIFVERKFLAKMQLRYGPLYVGKIEGWLQLIADGLKLISKEIIVPSGADKPLFWAAPIAFVSTAAAVTALIPVAPGWVVANVDVGLLAVFAILGFFPLIALLFSWASNSKYPFIGGLRALHQIIAFEIPFIISALSVVILAGTLNLTGIVNAQISSYWYIFFLPISAFVFYLSSLAELERIPFDLPEAESEIVAGWITETSGMIYGLIQLGSYVKTYALAALFVVLFLGGWAGPVIFPQEIIPGYTGDKIYNPVTLSAIVWFTVKTFGVIMLMLLPRGISPRIRIDILLHTGWYKLIVLSFINMFVALALIYGGILGPGGLLVR
- a CDS encoding NADH-quinone oxidoreductase subunit D yields the protein MTLSIGPQHPGSGHFRFTVKVDGDYIVYCDPDPGYVHRGEEKMCEYRNVIQNIPHLERPVIHDSTNITYSYSLAVEELMGIEVPRRGQFIRALASEMNRQVYTLYWLAIYGIFLGHSTMFMWPAGDRELFIDLLERLTGARVTHAYNIPGGVRNDMPDNFKAKCLEHINYFEKRLKEYEDIFYNMPLFRQRTEGVGVLSKEDAIKLGVTGSVLRASGVPYDIRKVEPYDIYNEIDFKVQYMKTGDSFARSYVPFLDMKESCNIMRQLLDKMPSSGDVRTKLQPNPKGPPGEAYRRVESGRGALGYYIVSDGTPKPYRVKISVGSFRNMLALPFLLVGNKLADMPSIYWSLNYWPVEADR
- a CDS encoding NADH-quinone oxidoreductase subunit C, whose amino-acid sequence is MSSDKEEQKKPAPPAKPAPAAAKPEDSNATTKPVPKPAAAPPSPAAAKPAPAAAKPAAAAAPPAAKKEPEPPAFEKGIAQQLVTRFGNAVKVLYIRPLRIKVQVEPGNLIEVASYIRDNMGFDHAECASGTDYPKDSQIEVNYHLGSYTRDDLLAHVLVLATRTNRDDAHIPSLINVFKSVEYHERETFEMLGVYFDGHPRNERFLLPEDWADIPPLRKEFRIKGR
- a CDS encoding NADH-quinone oxidoreductase subunit B; translation: MNKELVSPTPNNFNVLVTKLSDVLVRALDRPLGYAINWGRIWSLWPVHLETACCSVEFGAASSPRYDVERFGIIEAFGSLRMCDLIVVQGTVTRKMAPRLRMVYDQMPEPKYVIAMGACAITGGLYIDSYNVLPGCDGIIPVDVYVPGCPPRPETLIQGCMLLQEKIKRQKIK
- a CDS encoding NADH-quinone oxidoreductase subunit A, with the translated sequence MLGFGLVASVPALILSRLVSPRRRYNPVKFLPMECGQMPTGEGRSHFMMQYYAYILMFVVFDVMSIFLYAWGTALFNIPRTATLPIIAFLGIMFAAMGYALYLAGRKGIW
- a CDS encoding Holliday junction resolvase-like protein, with amino-acid sequence MANDILELFQSFRTILCLCPYCNQIQRLSDINPRYGGRIKKTWLDIYESRVKALEKKVEAFEEKAEELRQSATEKGRKQVPDILRRSMSIEFMNLSYNPYDIKALMHPVDFIIFDGLHSAENVKEIIFLSKKISNNGLNKIRESIRDAIRNGSYNWQVARVDLEGKITYHQK
- a CDS encoding Holliday junction resolvase-like protein, producing the protein MAALGRFIHLENRETIESLRNSELIGTCLNCGRDFPLSRAILFDGLGKFPDEAKAIRQQLLNELKEQAEELTKRKLSVEGAEQKAIYVSIGKIVEKIVPAYRDFNFPLSDCRPLFEPIDMVVFKGASNHAVDYITFLEIKTGKAQLSKREKSIKEAVEKREVSYKEV
- a CDS encoding TaqI-like C-terminal specificity domain-containing protein; protein product: MRKIEKENPKIRVCLVRSLNFPSLESYVKENEFTVNQHQLDDNGWNFQSNDIAKLLAKIRSQSISLKEYTRDEVYRGIITGLTEAFVIDKDTKDLLIQEDRKSAEIIMPFLTGKEVRRYGISFKEKYVILTRIGVDIQRYPAILKWLSKFKPELEKRWDKGNYWYELRACDYYDLFEKPKLIYGVITVAPRFAIDTKGYFANNANFFIPTEDKQLLAILNSKLGWFLIMNTCTQVQDGYQLIWKYFGNAPIAKKRDPELEKLVERMLILNKQLSELGDKRTDEKARIEEEAKKLDTEIDELVYKLYSITEEEKNVIEESLNLK
- a CDS encoding N-6 DNA methylase, coding for MNQNKSLSQEDLNESTQRILDRLMFIRYCEDRGLEEKRLISNVREWASRGKGQLVRSIREVYSYFDKYYNSKIFAKHLCDELEIDNDVLYEIIEGLHFTSDRSISYDFSAIEADVLGNIYEQYLGHILKKTSKTAKLTESQAHRKEQGIFYTPIFIVDYIVRNTLGKLLEDKKINIEKIRVLDPACGSGSFLIKAFDILNEHYLRHDKDYAQTRLDLPLKIRYIPRSFRLFRIISSV
- a CDS encoding winged helix-turn-helix transcriptional regulator; protein product: MPSQSNARWSLIRTLAQTYALDILEALSKKPSRFSDLSLVSPNERTRAQRLKELESIGFISTVSLKVEKRYFVHYKLTDKGKEALQKMQEIDKLGG
- a CDS encoding HNH endonuclease, yielding MSRKRVMMPDKALHTIRQRRKFHLDRRSFVEQLRIRDSGLYCRACGKQFAGKHDKTMTVDHIVPISQGGNHMALSNLQLCVECQGRKEKALNQQELTILIWAQGPSTSGTCHAGLGYVLAEKRQ